The Bifidobacterium actinocoloniiforme DSM 22766 genomic sequence CGCGGCCGCCCTCCAGGATCTCCAGACCGCAGGCGTGACGCGGGTGGTGGACTCCTTGCCGCGGATCGCCGCAGCAAGCCGATACCTGCGGGAGGACCAGGAGTTGGCCGACTTGTGCGCGGACGATGGCCAGGGGCCCGCCCTCACCCAACGCATGGCTGACTTGCGCCACCCTCGCTGCACCCTGGAGAACCCGCTGTGGTACTCCCACCGGCGTTCGAGCCTCGCCGAAAGGCAGGGGGAGGGCAGGATGCTGGCCCTGGTCACCCGCCAAGGGTGAGCCCCCGCAGGCCGCTGGGGCGAGCCTCGGGTTAGACTGGCCTTATGGATCAGCTTAAGATCATCATCTCCGGCTATGACCGCTACGAAGGCGTCGAGGTCAACCCTTCCTGCGAGGTGCCGCAGGCCATCGCCGAGCAGGGGGTGCCGGCCCTGGAGGGCGAGGATCCGCTAGAGGGTGTGGACTTGGACATTCGGCAGGTCTCGCTGCCGGTCTCTTTCGGGCAGGCGTGGCCCATCCTGCACCAGGCCGTCGAGGAATTCCAGCCCAGGATCATCATCGCCACCGGCCTGAAACGTTCGGCCAGGGGTATTGCCATGGAGCGTTGCGCGGTCAACCTCAAGGATGTCGGCCAGGCGGCGGACTCCTCCGAGGCGCGCCCGGCCAGCCAGCGTGAACCTATAGACGCCGACGGGCCAGCGGCCTACTGGACTCGCTTGCCCTTGCGCGCCATCCTCCACATTTTCGCCCGGGACAACATCGCCGCCACCCTGAGTTCGGACGCCGGCACCTACGTGTGCAACGCGGTCTTCTACAATCTCCTGCACTGGACGGCCAACCATCCCGGCGTCCTGGCAGGGTTCGTAAGTCTGCCCCCGGTTTCCCAAGCCGGGGCGGGGAAGGCCCCGGGTCTGCCCTTGGACCTCCAGATTGAGGCAGGGCGCGATGTGGTGCGCGAGTCGGTGCGCTATTACCGGAGCCCGTCCTCC encodes the following:
- a CDS encoding pyroglutamyl-peptidase I, giving the protein MDQLKIIISGYDRYEGVEVNPSCEVPQAIAEQGVPALEGEDPLEGVDLDIRQVSLPVSFGQAWPILHQAVEEFQPRIIIATGLKRSARGIAMERCAVNLKDVGQAADSSEARPASQREPIDADGPAAYWTRLPLRAILHIFARDNIAATLSSDAGTYVCNAVFYNLLHWTANHPGVLAGFVSLPPVSQAGAGKAPGLPLDLQIEAGRDVVRESVRYYRSPSSGDMLLA